The following are from one region of the Salicibibacter kimchii genome:
- the refZ gene encoding forespore capture DNA-binding protein RefZ, which translates to MAVNQGTKDKVAEAAIGLFMTKGYSGTSVRAIAGRAGVNVALISYYFGGKKGMLEHLINTYLEGYLKELEEASEQVSGSFECLVAIIEAALQFQQTHHRMARLVLRELTLDSILVREVMASYYMKEKHLFRQVLEAGKEAGVFKGMRKEWAILHLRGMITMPFLHAQHIREVFHLEPSDRTFLYHYMKHVRQFVEVQICEPQPAAASLVV; encoded by the coding sequence ATGGCAGTAAATCAAGGCACGAAAGATAAGGTCGCCGAAGCAGCAATAGGCTTGTTTATGACGAAAGGATACAGCGGAACCTCCGTACGTGCAATCGCCGGTCGAGCAGGAGTGAATGTGGCGCTAATCTCTTATTACTTTGGTGGAAAAAAAGGAATGTTGGAACACTTGATTAACACCTATCTGGAAGGATATTTAAAAGAACTCGAAGAAGCTTCGGAACAGGTGTCCGGAAGCTTTGAATGTCTTGTCGCGATCATCGAAGCCGCGTTGCAGTTCCAGCAAACGCATCATCGCATGGCCAGGCTCGTTTTGCGGGAATTAACGCTTGATTCCATTCTCGTTCGCGAAGTAATGGCAAGCTATTACATGAAGGAAAAACACTTATTTAGACAAGTGTTGGAGGCCGGAAAAGAAGCGGGTGTCTTCAAGGGCATGCGTAAAGAGTGGGCGATTTTGCATTTGCGAGGCATGATTACGATGCCATTTTTGCACGCGCAACATATCCGTGAAGTTTTTCACTTAGAGCCCAGTGACCGCACATTTTTATATCATTATATGAAGCATGTGCGCCAGTTTGTGGAGGTGCAAATTTGCGAACCGCAGCCTGCCGCGGCGTCCCTTGTGGTCTAG
- the sppA gene encoding signal peptide peptidase SppA has translation MNVKRWVALVVAVAVVGVSLMFNMFATIVSADFDQVLDGADLEEPFREDVIERGNDGRIVVIELEGVIQDTGQESPLMAAGYNHQQLLDMFDNAMEDPTVDGIVLEVDTPGGGLIESEEIHDKIIEAQETYDKTVYSSMGGMAASGGYYVSAPADYISAHSSTLTGSIGVVLSGGIGGLNFSELLEDLGIEDNTITTGPYKDILSGTREMEVEEAEMLQDMADEMLDDFVDVIVEGRDMPEDEVRDLADGRIYTGNQALDNGLVDGLGNLDDTVEIMQENLDLEDPQVVRYQADFGGVGSLFGGVVEQFTGNSNELSELITVLQQENSPRLMYLYEQ, from the coding sequence ATGAATGTCAAACGTTGGGTGGCGCTCGTTGTCGCCGTCGCCGTCGTAGGGGTCTCATTAATGTTTAACATGTTTGCAACAATTGTGAGTGCTGATTTCGATCAGGTATTGGATGGAGCAGATCTGGAAGAGCCCTTTAGGGAAGATGTCATCGAGCGAGGAAATGACGGCCGAATTGTCGTTATTGAACTAGAAGGAGTTATCCAGGACACGGGGCAAGAATCCCCCCTCATGGCCGCAGGTTACAATCACCAACAACTGCTTGATATGTTCGACAATGCAATGGAAGACCCAACTGTCGATGGCATTGTGCTGGAGGTGGACACGCCTGGCGGGGGTTTAATCGAAAGTGAAGAAATCCATGATAAAATCATAGAGGCCCAAGAAACATATGATAAAACGGTTTACTCGTCCATGGGTGGAATGGCTGCTTCCGGAGGCTATTATGTGTCTGCACCGGCAGATTACATTTCAGCACATTCATCGACATTAACGGGATCGATCGGCGTTGTGTTATCCGGCGGGATTGGAGGCCTGAACTTTTCCGAGCTATTAGAGGACTTGGGGATTGAAGATAATACAATTACAACTGGCCCTTATAAAGATATTTTAAGCGGGACACGAGAGATGGAAGTAGAAGAAGCAGAAATGTTGCAAGACATGGCCGATGAAATGCTCGATGACTTTGTTGATGTCATCGTAGAAGGACGTGACATGCCGGAAGATGAAGTAAGGGATTTAGCAGATGGTCGTATCTATACCGGTAACCAGGCGTTAGATAACGGGCTTGTCGATGGTCTTGGAAACCTTGACGATACGGTGGAGATCATGCAGGAAAACCTCGACCTTGAAGATCCGCAAGTCGTACGCTATCAAGCAGATTTCGGTGGAGTCGGCTCGCTGTTTGGCGGTGTGGTTGAACAGTTTACCGGCAATTCCAATGAACTATCCGAACTGATAACGGTGCTTCAACAAGAAAATTCACCGAGATTAATGTATCTATATGAGCAGTAA
- a CDS encoding GAF domain-containing protein, with product MFEPVTYSKNMEKKYEQLCQQGEALLSDETDQIANLSNVTALLNQFLDRVNWVGFYLYKEGELVLGPFQGLPACIRIPIGNGVCGTAAETGKTQVVENVHAFPGHIACDAQSQSEIVVPIMTGDELFGVLDIDSPEIGRFSEEEGALLEKFVNRITPFIKG from the coding sequence ATGTTTGAACCTGTAACTTACAGCAAAAATATGGAGAAAAAATACGAACAATTATGCCAGCAAGGAGAAGCGTTGCTGAGCGACGAAACAGATCAAATCGCCAATTTATCCAATGTCACCGCGCTTTTAAATCAATTTCTCGATCGCGTCAATTGGGTAGGGTTTTATCTCTACAAAGAAGGGGAACTCGTTCTCGGACCGTTTCAAGGGCTCCCTGCCTGCATTCGCATTCCGATCGGAAATGGCGTATGCGGCACAGCGGCCGAAACGGGCAAGACGCAAGTCGTGGAAAACGTTCATGCATTCCCCGGACACATCGCCTGTGATGCCCAATCCCAATCGGAAATCGTCGTCCCGATCATGACTGGAGATGAGCTATTCGGTGTCCTCGACATTGACTCCCCGGAAATCGGCCGTTTTTCAGAAGAAGAAGGAGCATTGCTAGAGAAATTTGTAAACCGAATCACCCCGTTTATCAAAGGGTAA
- the hisJ gene encoding histidinol-phosphatase HisJ, translating into MENIQYDGHVHTPFCPHGSNAPLEEYIDKAITLGYRSISFCEHAPLPARFPDPTPEKDSSMLSSDLEAYIKAIQDVRERYKNDISILTGLEIDFIEGFETETKAFLDEYGPVLDDAILSVHFINTKNAYGLLDYSAENFEALSKQAGGADQLVRRYYETVLLSISADLGKYKPRRLGHVSLVRKFRKAFDLPSDEHWLEAILAAAKKAELSLDINGAGVVKPLCGEPYPPAAIIEKAERMGIPLMYGSDAHHPDGLGQGRERLPEVKLGMPGG; encoded by the coding sequence ATGGAAAACATCCAATATGATGGGCATGTCCATACACCTTTTTGTCCACATGGCAGCAATGCGCCATTGGAAGAATATATTGACAAAGCCATTACCCTTGGGTACAGAAGCATCAGTTTTTGCGAACACGCACCTCTCCCGGCAAGGTTTCCCGACCCTACGCCGGAAAAAGACAGCAGCATGTTATCCTCCGATTTAGAGGCATACATCAAAGCGATTCAAGATGTTCGAGAGCGTTATAAAAACGACATCTCAATTCTTACCGGATTGGAAATTGATTTTATTGAAGGGTTTGAAACAGAGACAAAGGCATTTCTTGATGAATACGGCCCAGTCCTTGATGACGCGATTCTTTCTGTCCATTTTATTAACACGAAGAATGCGTATGGCTTGCTTGATTACAGTGCAGAAAACTTCGAAGCGTTGTCGAAACAAGCAGGAGGGGCCGATCAACTCGTACGCCGTTACTATGAAACGGTATTGCTTTCCATTTCAGCCGACCTTGGAAAATATAAACCCCGTCGCCTCGGCCATGTGAGCCTGGTGCGAAAATTTCGGAAAGCCTTTGACCTCCCAAGTGATGAACATTGGCTTGAAGCGATTTTGGCCGCGGCGAAAAAAGCTGAACTTTCATTGGATATCAACGGCGCCGGCGTCGTCAAACCTTTGTGCGGGGAGCCTTACCCACCGGCGGCTATTATTGAAAAAGCCGAACGAATGGGCATTCCGCTTATGTATGGGTCTGACGCCCACCACCCGGACGGGCTCGGACAAGGAAGAGAAAGATTACCGGAGGTAAAGCTTGGGATGCCGGGGGGCTAG
- a CDS encoding RDD family protein: MLDIPYNENEERFGVHREQDESKSARKNSSHSVEVSMYAGFWMRFWAYLVDLLIVFSLNALFIRPIFMFLDASPTLFFEITLVGLLTSIVAYVYFGIMTKLIGQTLGKMIFGLRVQREDGDPLTWGDAFFREVAGRMIHRVLGFTNLMYIVVGLHPQKAGVHDLLADTRVVLDRRQKKSNYDEV; the protein is encoded by the coding sequence ATGTTGGACATACCTTATAATGAAAACGAGGAAAGATTTGGTGTCCATCGAGAGCAAGACGAAAGCAAATCCGCACGGAAGAACTCGTCTCACTCCGTAGAAGTAAGTATGTATGCCGGTTTCTGGATGCGTTTTTGGGCTTACTTGGTAGACCTACTTATTGTCTTTTCCTTAAATGCTTTGTTTATCAGGCCGATTTTCATGTTCCTCGATGCTTCTCCGACATTATTTTTTGAGATTACGCTTGTCGGTCTTCTTACTTCGATTGTCGCCTATGTATATTTCGGGATCATGACGAAACTGATCGGTCAGACCCTAGGGAAAATGATTTTTGGTCTGCGCGTGCAACGAGAAGACGGCGATCCATTAACGTGGGGAGATGCGTTCTTTCGAGAAGTCGCGGGACGCATGATTCATCGAGTCCTCGGTTTTACAAATTTAATGTACATCGTTGTCGGCTTGCACCCACAAAAAGCAGGCGTTCATGATTTGCTTGCCGACACACGGGTGGTGCTCGACCGTCGCCAAAAAAAGAGTAATTATGATGAAGTATGA
- a CDS encoding septation ring formation regulator EzrA, which produces MVYVFIGIVVAIALVVAYGVFNRRQIYQRVDNLDQRKGQMMSEPVSEEISRVKGLTISGETEEKFDKWRETWDEIADTHLPEMEMYLFDIEEIANKYQFRRAKDKLVEADHHLNAVEEDISMIRQEVEQLVKSEEKNREEIEKVSEKYKEVRSLLSRQWRSLGEAGPLLEGKIKECREELEAYYEETKSGNYMRARERLLFLQDMLEEMQHQIENVPKFLMEIDREIPGQVRELRSNIRVMEENAFSFRHFSVYEDLDEIDGTLAYLKENVSALELQDVGEKIEQIKETLAENVSLLEREAEAKHEVENGLEALKGRHKALVEALSDLEEERSGLETNYQLPEGDKEKVASIQKEVTGVEKEGEALEEELLNQKQSYTDLRGKLENLNIRMAEIEDSINELLERLQEIRGEETRAIEQLKELRVWIMETQFKFQKSQLPAVPEMLVDQLDNAEKELEKATAMLETTPLDMRAIQEALEQSRQGIKQAAQSLNETIDQARWAERLLQFGNRYRTQFAELPSTLNNAEWQFRNGYYEEAINDTTRALEGCVPYALSNLQAEWDKRSQRQVALDSVK; this is translated from the coding sequence ATGGTATACGTCTTCATTGGGATCGTAGTAGCCATTGCTTTAGTGGTTGCATACGGCGTGTTTAATCGACGGCAAATCTATCAAAGGGTCGACAATCTCGATCAACGAAAAGGGCAAATGATGAGCGAACCTGTATCGGAGGAAATCAGCCGGGTGAAAGGGCTAACCATTTCCGGAGAAACGGAAGAAAAATTCGACAAATGGCGCGAGACATGGGATGAAATTGCTGATACACATCTGCCGGAAATGGAAATGTACTTGTTTGATATCGAGGAAATCGCAAATAAGTACCAATTTCGCCGTGCTAAAGACAAACTCGTAGAAGCTGACCACCATTTAAACGCGGTTGAAGAAGATATTTCAATGATCCGGCAAGAAGTTGAGCAACTCGTCAAGAGTGAAGAAAAGAACCGTGAGGAAATTGAAAAGGTTAGCGAAAAATACAAGGAAGTCCGATCGTTACTCTCTCGGCAATGGCGGTCGTTAGGCGAAGCCGGCCCGTTATTGGAAGGAAAAATAAAAGAATGTCGCGAGGAACTGGAAGCGTATTACGAAGAGACAAAAAGTGGAAATTATATGCGCGCACGTGAGCGGTTGTTATTTTTACAAGACATGTTAGAAGAAATGCAACATCAAATCGAAAACGTGCCCAAATTTTTGATGGAAATCGACCGTGAGATCCCGGGGCAAGTAAGGGAGTTACGTTCGAATATACGTGTGATGGAAGAAAATGCATTTTCTTTTCGACATTTTAGTGTTTATGAGGATTTGGATGAAATCGATGGAACGTTAGCTTATCTAAAAGAAAATGTATCCGCACTGGAATTGCAAGATGTGGGGGAGAAAATTGAGCAAATCAAGGAAACCCTCGCCGAAAATGTATCGTTATTGGAACGGGAAGCAGAAGCGAAGCACGAAGTGGAAAATGGTTTAGAGGCTTTGAAAGGACGTCACAAAGCTCTTGTTGAGGCGCTGTCCGATTTAGAGGAAGAGCGCAGTGGCTTAGAAACTAATTATCAACTACCAGAGGGAGATAAAGAGAAAGTTGCATCGATACAAAAAGAAGTGACAGGTGTAGAAAAAGAGGGAGAGGCGCTTGAAGAGGAGCTTCTGAATCAGAAGCAATCCTATACTGATTTACGAGGAAAACTGGAAAATTTGAATATTCGAATGGCCGAAATTGAGGATAGCATAAATGAATTGTTGGAGCGGTTGCAAGAAATACGCGGCGAGGAAACACGAGCGATAGAACAATTAAAAGAACTGCGCGTATGGATAATGGAAACCCAATTTAAGTTCCAAAAAAGCCAACTTCCGGCGGTTCCGGAAATGCTTGTTGACCAACTCGACAATGCCGAGAAAGAACTGGAAAAGGCAACGGCTATGCTGGAAACGACCCCTTTGGATATGAGAGCAATTCAAGAGGCGCTTGAACAAAGCCGTCAAGGGATCAAGCAAGCAGCCCAATCCCTTAACGAAACGATCGATCAAGCCAGATGGGCTGAGCGGTTGTTGCAATTCGGGAATCGATATCGCACTCAATTTGCAGAATTGCCTTCGACCCTTAACAACGCAGAATGGCAATTCAGAAATGGTTATTACGAAGAGGCCATCAATGATACGACGAGAGCTTTGGAGGGTTGTGTTCCGTACGCGCTCAGCAACCTTCAAGCGGAATGGGATAAACGTAGCCAACGGCAGGTTGCTTTGGATTCTGTCAAATAA
- a CDS encoding cysteine desulfurase family protein produces MIYLDNSATTLPFDEVLDTYQKTAIRHFGNPSSLHDYGSVAEQLLRKARQSIANILNINSGEIMFTSGGTEGNNLAIKGAAYARRGRGNHIITSAVEHPSVLETCRYLENHGFEVTYLPVDEEGRVRLQEVKEATREETILVSIMHVNHETGAIQPIEKIGEWLKTREKIRFHVDHVQGAAKVPLPLKNSGIDLCTFSAHKIHGLKGTGLLYVRNGVQVEPLFHGGGQEKNVRSGTENLPGIVAFAKALRLSYERYQSAKATLDKNKEMLIQACREREGMAVNTPEQTSAPHIVNVSVLGTRPEIVIQALTKRNIHVSSKSACASRLQTASEVLAAQFGHEERAETGLRFSFSSETKEPDIQQLLLALDEVVPEIRRVNEVKG; encoded by the coding sequence ATGATTTATTTAGATAACAGCGCGACGACTTTGCCGTTCGATGAAGTGCTGGATACGTATCAAAAAACTGCGATTCGCCATTTCGGCAATCCATCTTCATTACATGATTACGGATCAGTTGCGGAACAATTATTACGGAAAGCCAGACAGTCGATCGCGAACATCTTGAATATAAATAGCGGAGAAATTATGTTCACCTCGGGAGGTACCGAAGGGAACAACCTTGCGATTAAAGGAGCCGCTTATGCCCGCCGCGGGCGCGGCAACCATATCATCACAAGTGCCGTTGAGCATCCATCGGTGCTGGAAACGTGTCGCTATCTAGAAAACCATGGATTCGAAGTAACCTATCTTCCGGTGGACGAGGAAGGGCGAGTAAGACTCCAAGAGGTTAAAGAAGCGACTCGAGAGGAAACCATTCTCGTCTCCATTATGCACGTAAATCATGAAACCGGAGCGATCCAACCGATCGAAAAAATTGGCGAATGGCTGAAAACACGGGAAAAAATTCGCTTCCATGTGGATCACGTTCAAGGTGCGGCGAAAGTGCCGTTACCATTAAAAAATAGCGGCATTGACCTTTGCACCTTCTCTGCTCATAAAATCCATGGCCTTAAAGGTACGGGCTTGCTTTATGTCCGTAACGGCGTACAGGTGGAGCCTTTATTCCATGGGGGTGGCCAGGAGAAAAACGTACGCTCGGGTACGGAAAACCTTCCCGGGATCGTGGCATTTGCAAAAGCGTTGCGCCTATCCTACGAGCGATATCAGAGTGCAAAAGCCACGCTGGACAAAAACAAAGAAATGCTTATCCAAGCTTGCCGAGAGCGGGAGGGGATGGCTGTCAACACACCGGAACAGACAAGCGCTCCTCACATTGTGAATGTTTCTGTACTCGGCACCCGTCCGGAAATCGTCATTCAGGCGCTTACGAAGAGGAATATTCATGTGTCTTCAAAGTCCGCCTGTGCGTCACGATTGCAAACGGCAAGTGAAGTGCTTGCCGCCCAGTTTGGCCATGAAGAACGGGCGGAAACAGGGCTTCGTTTCAGTTTTTCCAGTGAAACGAAGGAACCAGATATCCAGCAACTCCTGTTGGCTCTGGACGAAGTTGTGCCGGAAATCCGTCGTGTAAATGAGGTGAAAGGATGA
- the ytfJ gene encoding GerW family sporulation protein, which yields MSEHPIQGLMKTAMENIKEMVDVNTIIGDPVETPDGSVIVPVSKVGFGFAAGGSQIVTERTESYDDEDSYPFGGGSGGGVSITPIAFLIVGTSGVKMIHLDNQAHFYEKLLEFAPQVVEKIKQLIRDDHDHDGSHLDERHYPHID from the coding sequence ATGTCAGAACATCCGATTCAAGGTTTAATGAAAACAGCCATGGAAAATATTAAAGAAATGGTTGATGTAAATACGATTATCGGCGACCCTGTCGAAACACCGGACGGTAGCGTCATTGTACCTGTATCAAAAGTCGGGTTCGGTTTCGCCGCCGGGGGGAGCCAAATTGTAACGGAACGAACGGAATCTTACGACGATGAAGACAGTTATCCTTTTGGCGGGGGAAGCGGTGGTGGGGTCTCCATTACTCCAATCGCGTTTCTTATCGTCGGCACATCAGGGGTAAAAATGATTCACCTTGATAATCAGGCCCATTTTTATGAGAAATTGCTCGAGTTCGCGCCGCAAGTTGTTGAGAAAATAAAACAACTGATCCGTGATGATCACGATCATGATGGTTCACATCTGGATGAGCGGCACTATCCGCATATTGACTAA
- a CDS encoding DUF2953 domain-containing protein yields the protein MIWMFIGFIIVLLLGLCLLIRVRVHVSYTQEGRDNEGSLTVSIFRGVIKKRWEIPSIKMDDDSFSVDYDVQTSDTFRKKKTKKLDKKGTPTDLEKQKETIQSTFDNVTGFTKIVRRFLQNIHMHEFRWETVLGTGDAAATGTLSGFAWTGKSAIFALIAKMIKVRHLPHLNVTPVFQASFFRTSISCIVSFSVGNAIRGMIRVLMHVRKGKQRQPKHNPQDRTVSKEA from the coding sequence ATGATTTGGATGTTTATTGGATTCATCATCGTTCTACTGCTCGGTTTATGTCTGTTGATCCGTGTGAGGGTCCACGTAAGCTATACTCAAGAGGGCCGGGACAACGAAGGGAGTTTAACGGTGTCCATTTTTCGGGGAGTCATAAAGAAGCGTTGGGAAATCCCTTCAATAAAAATGGATGATGATTCTTTTTCCGTGGATTATGACGTACAAACATCCGACACATTCAGGAAGAAAAAAACAAAGAAATTAGATAAAAAGGGCACACCGACGGATCTTGAAAAACAAAAAGAAACGATCCAATCCACCTTCGATAACGTCACGGGTTTTACGAAAATTGTCCGACGCTTCCTGCAAAATATTCACATGCACGAATTTCGGTGGGAAACCGTTCTCGGTACCGGGGATGCCGCGGCGACAGGAACGTTGTCCGGGTTTGCCTGGACAGGGAAATCAGCGATTTTTGCTCTTATTGCAAAAATGATAAAGGTCAGGCATTTGCCCCATTTAAACGTGACTCCTGTCTTTCAAGCCTCGTTTTTTCGCACTTCGATATCCTGTATAGTATCTTTTTCTGTCGGGAATGCTATTCGTGGAATGATCCGGGTTTTGATGCATGTCCGTAAAGGGAAGCAACGACAACCTAAACATAACCCTCAGGATCGAACTGTATCGAAGGAGGCATAA
- a CDS encoding YgaP family membrane protein, protein MRKNVGTLDAIMRITCGLTGLAWGTSKMSRHYDRTMPMLVSIYSAMKVAEGITRYCPILDMLNVNSEKLLSRNDSFPSSDENVQALPSHGGTK, encoded by the coding sequence ATGAGAAAAAATGTAGGAACGCTCGATGCAATCATGCGTATAACATGTGGTTTAACAGGGTTGGCTTGGGGCACCTCAAAGATGTCCAGACACTATGACCGGACAATGCCTATGCTCGTTTCGATTTATTCGGCAATGAAAGTAGCGGAAGGGATCACTCGTTACTGCCCGATATTGGACATGTTAAATGTTAACAGCGAGAAATTATTATCACGTAATGATTCATTTCCGTCTTCGGACGAAAATGTACAAGCACTCCCCTCCCATGGTGGCACCAAATAA
- the thiI gene encoding tRNA uracil 4-sulfurtransferase ThiI, producing the protein MKVDHILVRYSEIALKGKNRADFERALKGNINRALAPYPGGKARRTTGRLVVDVHDEDAEAIMGKVQHIFGISSLSYARKTSHELLDIQATALRVLQDQPDAKTFKVSARRSFKSFPIRSQQLNHEVGGYVLKNTEGITVDVHHPDVELLVEVREHGTYISAGKIPGPGGLPVGSSDKVMLMLSGGIDSPVAGYLALKRGAEVEAVHFHSPPFTNERAKQKVIDLSRILAGYGTTIRLHVIPFTEIQQYIHKEVATNYEMTIMRRMMMRISEQVAREQDALALVNGESLGQVSSQTLASMHTIEEVANMPVLRPLITMDKVEVTEIAEQIGTFETSILPYEDCCTIFLPAESKTKPKREKANFYESFLDMNEMMEKAVSNRETLTIDANEPLSSAFEELL; encoded by the coding sequence ATGAAAGTGGACCACATTCTTGTGCGATACAGTGAAATTGCGTTAAAAGGGAAAAATCGAGCAGATTTTGAACGGGCTTTAAAAGGGAATATTAATCGTGCACTTGCTCCTTACCCCGGGGGGAAAGCACGACGAACGACCGGAAGGCTAGTGGTGGATGTCCATGATGAAGATGCAGAAGCAATTATGGGAAAAGTCCAGCATATCTTTGGAATTTCATCATTATCATATGCAAGAAAAACAAGTCACGAATTGTTGGATATTCAAGCGACAGCGTTACGCGTCTTGCAAGATCAACCGGATGCCAAAACGTTCAAAGTGAGCGCGCGTCGTTCCTTTAAATCTTTTCCGATCCGCTCGCAGCAGTTGAATCACGAAGTCGGAGGTTATGTGCTGAAAAACACGGAGGGCATCACGGTCGATGTACACCATCCGGATGTGGAATTACTCGTGGAAGTGCGTGAACATGGGACCTACATTAGCGCCGGAAAAATTCCGGGGCCGGGCGGCTTACCCGTCGGTTCATCGGATAAAGTAATGCTGATGCTTTCAGGAGGTATTGATAGCCCGGTAGCAGGCTATCTCGCGCTAAAGCGTGGGGCAGAAGTAGAAGCCGTTCATTTTCACAGTCCGCCGTTCACGAACGAGCGCGCGAAACAGAAAGTGATTGACTTAAGCCGTATTCTCGCGGGATATGGGACGACGATCCGTCTGCATGTGATTCCGTTTACGGAAATACAGCAATATATTCACAAAGAAGTGGCGACCAACTATGAAATGACAATCATGAGACGTATGATGATGCGCATCAGTGAACAGGTAGCAAGAGAACAGGATGCCCTCGCCCTTGTAAACGGAGAGAGTCTTGGGCAAGTATCCTCGCAAACGCTCGCGAGTATGCACACGATCGAAGAAGTTGCTAATATGCCGGTGTTGCGCCCGCTGATCACGATGGACAAAGTAGAAGTGACGGAGATTGCCGAGCAGATTGGAACGTTTGAAACTTCCATATTGCCTTATGAAGACTGTTGCACGATTTTCTTACCGGCAGAGTCGAAAACCAAACCAAAAAGGGAAAAGGCGAATTTTTACGAGTCATTTTTAGACATGAATGAGATGATGGAAAAAGCGGTGTCCAATCGGGAAACGCTAACGATTGACGCGAATGAACCCTTAAGTTCGGCATTCGAAGAATTGCTGTAA